Proteins found in one Corynebacterium freneyi genomic segment:
- a CDS encoding HAD family hydrolase: MLETVTVEDPRHTAAPRPATTVAAFFDLDKTIIARSSAYAFGRQFMESGLITASGMMQMALGQAMYISGGHDHDQMEAARDQLSAMVTGWRADHVRRIAEESLHQVISPYVYKEAIELIRHHRALGHDVYVVSASAAELVEPIAAELGVRETVATRLEVVDGVYTGEVPFFCRGGNKATELRRIAAERGYDLSRCYAYSDSGTDEPMLSVVGHPVAVNPDKALRKIAEEREWPIRIFRSPVPLFRRTGPRVTGIAAVAAGAAALVAGIIASRRGGGAA, from the coding sequence ATGCTCGAAACCGTGACCGTCGAAGATCCGCGCCACACGGCCGCGCCCCGTCCCGCGACGACGGTGGCCGCCTTCTTCGACCTGGACAAGACGATCATCGCCCGCAGCTCGGCCTACGCGTTCGGCCGGCAGTTCATGGAATCCGGGCTGATCACGGCCTCCGGTATGATGCAGATGGCCCTGGGCCAGGCGATGTACATCTCGGGCGGCCACGACCACGACCAGATGGAGGCCGCCCGCGATCAGCTGTCGGCGATGGTGACGGGCTGGCGCGCCGATCATGTCCGCCGCATCGCCGAAGAGTCGCTGCACCAGGTGATTTCGCCGTACGTGTACAAGGAGGCCATCGAGCTGATCCGGCATCACCGGGCGTTGGGGCACGACGTGTACGTGGTGTCGGCGTCGGCGGCGGAGCTGGTCGAACCGATCGCCGCGGAGCTGGGCGTGCGCGAGACCGTGGCCACGCGGCTGGAGGTCGTCGACGGCGTGTACACGGGCGAGGTGCCGTTTTTCTGCCGCGGCGGCAACAAGGCCACGGAGTTGCGCCGCATCGCCGCCGAACGCGGCTACGACCTGTCGCGGTGCTACGCCTATTCGGATTCGGGCACGGATGAGCCGATGCTGTCCGTCGTCGGGCATCCGGTGGCGGTCAATCCGGACAAGGCGTTGCGCAAGATCGCGGAGGAGCGCGAGTGGCCGATCCGCATTTTCCGCAGCCCGGTGCCCCTGTTCCGTCGCACGGGTCCGCGCGTGACGGGCATCGCCGCGGTGGCGGCGGGTGCGGCGGCGCTGGTGGCGGGCATCATTGCTTCACGACGAGGCGGGGGCGCCGCCTAG
- a CDS encoding TadA family conjugal transfer-associated ATPase, whose translation MGVGIDAGIDAALLDRVRRRLVESAAGVGADEIARAVREETGGVVGDAQLLALLRTLRGELVGAGPLDRLLRMPGVTDVLVTAPDEVWIDRGAGPEPADVGFRDDAEVRRLAVRLASACGRRLDDAQPFVDGHLPGGVGDAGVRVHAMLSPPADRATLISLRVLRRAAMGLDDLVASGSVAGAAADMARRVIASRRAFVVVGGTGAGKTTLLSALLGEVPHRERLLCVEDTPELHPDHPHVVKLVARPPNIEGAGEITQRDLLRQALRMRPDRIIVGEIRGAEVVDLLAALNTGHDGGAGTVHANTAIDVPARFEALGALGGLGHAALHAQLAPALRVVLAVEKVAGRRRLAQVGVLDGNPVRVRTAWHHRDGEGEAMGLFRQLTRGAEQGRGAEPGSGEAAS comes from the coding sequence ATCGGAGTGGGGATCGACGCGGGGATCGACGCGGCACTGCTGGACCGGGTGCGGCGCAGGCTCGTGGAGTCGGCGGCGGGAGTCGGAGCCGATGAAATCGCGCGGGCCGTGCGGGAGGAGACCGGCGGCGTCGTCGGCGATGCCCAGTTGCTGGCGCTGCTGCGGACGTTGCGCGGCGAACTCGTCGGCGCGGGTCCGCTCGATCGACTGTTGCGCATGCCCGGGGTGACGGATGTGCTGGTCACAGCGCCGGATGAGGTGTGGATCGACCGGGGCGCCGGACCCGAACCCGCCGACGTGGGTTTCCGCGACGACGCCGAGGTGCGCCGCCTCGCCGTCCGGTTGGCGTCGGCGTGCGGGCGGCGCCTGGATGACGCGCAGCCCTTCGTCGACGGCCACCTTCCCGGTGGGGTGGGGGATGCGGGCGTGCGCGTCCACGCGATGCTGTCGCCGCCGGCCGATCGTGCGACGCTGATCAGCCTGCGCGTCCTGCGTCGGGCGGCGATGGGCCTCGATGACCTGGTGGCGTCGGGGTCGGTGGCGGGCGCGGCCGCGGACATGGCCCGCCGGGTCATCGCTTCACGACGTGCCTTCGTGGTCGTCGGAGGAACGGGCGCCGGCAAGACGACGTTGTTGTCCGCGCTGTTGGGGGAGGTGCCGCATCGCGAGCGGTTGCTGTGCGTGGAGGACACCCCGGAGCTGCACCCCGATCATCCGCACGTGGTCAAGCTCGTCGCACGGCCCCCGAACATCGAGGGGGCGGGTGAAATCACGCAACGCGATCTGCTGCGGCAGGCGCTGCGCATGCGGCCCGATCGGATCATCGTCGGCGAGATCCGCGGCGCCGAGGTGGTGGACCTACTCGCCGCGCTCAACACCGGCCATGACGGCGGCGCCGGGACCGTGCACGCCAACACCGCCATCGACGTTCCCGCCCGATTCGAGGCGCTCGGGGCGTTGGGCGGCCTGGGGCATGCGGCGCTGCACGCACAGCTGGCGCCGGCCCTGCGGGTGGTGCTCGCGGTGGAGAAGGTCGCGGGCCGGCGGCGATTGGCGCAGGTCGGGGTGCTCGACGGCAATCCCGTGCGGGTGCGCACCGCCTGGCACCACCGCGACGGCGAGGGGGAGGCGATGGGGCTGTTCCGTCAACTGACCCGCGGGGCGGAGCAGGGACGCGGGGCGGAGCCGGGATCCGGGGAGGCGGCGTCATGA
- a CDS encoding type II secretion system F family protein, with amino-acid sequence MTQASMTAGALLLAAAVWGWPAPSPRDRIPELDAAAGRSGSRGGVVTLPGWAWFLAAAPLLLAGPHVALAAVMVARTAMSLVGQARKRRELDAGTASAARAAEVLAADLRAGATPVAALTAAAEEAGQPLAGALAEAASRARLGGSVSAALERAVEDAPAMLELRRLAGAWRVAETHGLRLADVIDHGRGDIVARRAHRSRTAAVLAGPRVTMLILMALPVLGVAMGQALGAGPVGFLFAGSLGGVVLIVGVGLTCAGALWGNRILATAEGTR; translated from the coding sequence ATGACGCAGGCGTCGATGACCGCCGGTGCGCTGCTGCTGGCCGCAGCGGTGTGGGGTTGGCCGGCTCCGTCCCCGCGGGACCGGATTCCCGAGTTGGACGCGGCGGCGGGGCGAAGCGGAAGCCGAGGGGGCGTCGTCACGCTTCCCGGATGGGCGTGGTTTCTGGCCGCGGCGCCGTTGTTGTTGGCCGGGCCTCATGTGGCGCTGGCGGCGGTGATGGTGGCGCGGACGGCGATGTCGTTGGTCGGCCAGGCCCGGAAGCGGCGGGAGTTGGATGCGGGAACCGCGTCTGCCGCGCGGGCGGCGGAGGTGCTGGCCGCGGACCTGCGGGCCGGGGCGACCCCGGTTGCCGCGTTGACCGCTGCGGCGGAGGAAGCCGGGCAGCCTCTGGCCGGGGCATTGGCGGAGGCGGCGTCGCGGGCCAGGCTGGGCGGGTCTGTCTCGGCGGCGTTGGAACGGGCGGTGGAGGACGCCCCCGCGATGCTGGAATTGCGCAGGCTCGCCGGCGCGTGGCGGGTGGCGGAGACGCATGGATTGCGGTTGGCCGACGTCATCGACCACGGGCGCGGGGACATCGTGGCGCGCCGGGCGCATCGGTCGCGGACCGCCGCGGTGTTGGCGGGGCCGCGGGTGACCATGCTGATCCTCATGGCGCTGCCGGTGCTGGGCGTGGCCATGGGACAGGCGCTCGGGGCGGGGCCGGTGGGATTTCTGTTCGCCGGGAGCCTGGGTGGTGTGGTGCTCATCGTCGGAGTGGGGCTGACCTGCGCCGGGGCGCTGTGGGGCAACCGGATTTTGGCGACGGCGGAGGGGACGCGATGA
- a CDS encoding type II secretion system F family protein — protein sequence MILALVLMAAAALVPTGVRAAERWPELAAADGGTTGAAGATGAKDGAEPLVRSHIGRSIRQFIRRRFGGGERAVDPMQLLDAASALDLLAACLSAGMPPGDAAAATATAASPRLSAPLHDVSMRLALGVASPWTVLEDLPELSDLVALARRAGDSGAAMSAGVAELAVARRTEAGDGAEATAERAGVLIAGPLALCFLPAFVVLGLIPTIAGLAESMLGSLTVGPT from the coding sequence ATGATCCTTGCCCTGGTGCTGATGGCGGCGGCCGCGCTCGTGCCCACGGGAGTCCGGGCCGCCGAGCGATGGCCGGAACTCGCCGCGGCCGACGGCGGGACGACGGGCGCGGCGGGCGCGACGGGTGCGAAAGACGGGGCGGAACCGCTCGTGCGGTCGCACATCGGTCGGTCCATCCGCCAGTTCATCCGCCGTCGTTTCGGCGGGGGCGAGCGGGCGGTCGATCCGATGCAGCTGCTCGACGCGGCGTCCGCGCTGGATCTTCTCGCCGCCTGCTTGAGCGCCGGCATGCCACCCGGGGACGCGGCCGCCGCCACCGCGACAGCCGCGTCACCCCGGTTGTCGGCCCCGCTTCACGACGTGTCGATGCGCCTGGCCCTCGGCGTCGCCTCGCCGTGGACGGTGCTCGAGGATCTGCCCGAACTGTCCGATCTGGTGGCCCTGGCCAGGCGTGCCGGTGACTCGGGTGCGGCGATGTCGGCGGGAGTCGCCGAGCTGGCCGTGGCGCGCCGGACGGAGGCGGGTGACGGGGCCGAGGCGACGGCCGAGCGGGCGGGCGTGCTCATCGCGGGGCCGTTGGCGCTGTGCTTCCTGCCGGCGTTCGTGGTCCTCGGGCTCATTCCGACGATCGCCGGCTTGGCCGAATCGATGCTCGGATCGCTGACGGTGGGGCCGACGTGA
- a CDS encoding DUF4244 domain-containing protein gives MGVAVDDRGMSTVEYALGTVAAAAFGALLYTVVTGGQITDALTDIIERALNTQ, from the coding sequence ATGGGCGTGGCCGTCGACGACCGTGGGATGAGCACCGTCGAATACGCCCTGGGCACGGTCGCCGCGGCGGCGTTCGGTGCGTTGCTCTACACCGTGGTCACCGGCGGCCAGATCACCGATGCGCTGACCGACATCATCGAGCGGGCGCTGAACACGCAGTGA
- a CDS encoding TadE family type IV pilus minor pilin: MRRLLADDDGQATVETAFALSTLIAVLMVALGAIAVVAMHVAVTDAAGHIARAEARGDVAAAQSARGAISGAAVSVTTSGETVRVTVTKRLPLYDVVGHATALVEE, encoded by the coding sequence GTGCGTCGTCTGCTCGCCGACGATGACGGGCAGGCGACGGTGGAGACGGCCTTCGCCCTGTCCACGCTCATCGCCGTGCTGATGGTGGCGCTCGGGGCGATTGCGGTGGTGGCCATGCATGTGGCGGTCACCGACGCCGCCGGGCACATCGCCCGCGCGGAGGCCCGGGGCGATGTTGCGGCGGCTCAGTCGGCGCGCGGGGCGATTTCGGGTGCGGCGGTGAGCGTCACCACGAGCGGCGAGACCGTTCGGGTCACCGTCACCAAACGCCTTCCGCTTTACGACGTCGTCGGCCACGCGACCGCCCTGGTCGAAGAATGA
- a CDS encoding Rv3654c family TadE-like protein encodes MSRKDIRPWPGDERGSTTVTGAFITALVLALTMAAIQAGAVLVEQRRAAVAADLAAVAGAVDAQRGGGGCDAAARIAAANGATVDGCVRDGEDVQVTVMRGQRSAVARAGPAESAGPEE; translated from the coding sequence ATGAGCCGGAAGGACATTCGCCCGTGGCCGGGTGATGAGCGCGGTTCGACGACGGTGACCGGGGCGTTCATCACCGCACTGGTGTTGGCGCTGACGATGGCGGCCATCCAGGCGGGTGCGGTGCTGGTGGAACAGCGTCGGGCGGCCGTCGCCGCGGACCTTGCGGCGGTGGCGGGTGCGGTCGACGCGCAACGAGGGGGAGGAGGATGCGATGCCGCGGCCCGGATCGCGGCGGCCAACGGCGCGACCGTCGACGGTTGCGTCCGCGATGGCGAAGATGTGCAGGTCACCGTCATGCGCGGGCAGCGGTCGGCCGTGGCGCGGGCGGGACCCGCGGAGTCGGCGGGACCCGAGGAATGA
- a CDS encoding CoA transferase, whose product MIDADQIPTNALKGLKVLNLAVNVPGPWAAARLGMLGAEVTKVEPPVGDALETWCPSWYGEMAANATVERVDAKTAEGRERLNELLDGADVLITSVRPSALARMGLTDAVEAHQHLCHVEIVGDSEDPEHPGHDLTYQAAAGTLAPPTMPRVLLGDLLGAERAVSAALALLLRRAKTGHGGHARIGLRQAADAGAAGHRHGMTAEGGLLGGAVPTYGLYEVEDGWVAVAALEPHFHSRLHDLTGATDQESLADYLRSRKRATVLRWAQDHDLPIAAVE is encoded by the coding sequence ATGATCGACGCCGACCAGATCCCCACCAACGCCCTGAAGGGCCTGAAGGTCCTCAATCTCGCCGTCAACGTCCCCGGCCCGTGGGCGGCTGCCCGGTTGGGGATGCTCGGAGCCGAAGTCACCAAGGTCGAACCGCCCGTGGGCGATGCGCTGGAGACGTGGTGCCCGTCCTGGTACGGCGAGATGGCGGCCAACGCCACCGTCGAGCGCGTAGACGCCAAGACCGCCGAGGGCCGTGAGCGTCTGAACGAGCTTCTCGACGGCGCCGATGTCCTCATCACCTCCGTTCGCCCGTCGGCGCTGGCGCGCATGGGGCTGACCGATGCGGTCGAGGCGCACCAGCATCTGTGCCACGTGGAGATCGTCGGCGACTCCGAGGACCCGGAGCATCCCGGCCACGACCTGACGTACCAGGCCGCGGCGGGCACGCTGGCGCCGCCGACGATGCCGCGCGTGCTGCTCGGCGATCTGCTCGGCGCGGAGCGCGCGGTGTCGGCCGCGCTGGCTCTGCTGCTGCGTCGCGCGAAGACCGGTCACGGCGGCCACGCCCGCATCGGCCTGCGTCAGGCCGCCGACGCCGGTGCCGCCGGCCACCGTCACGGCATGACGGCGGAGGGTGGTCTGCTCGGCGGTGCCGTGCCCACCTACGGTCTCTACGAGGTCGAGGACGGGTGGGTCGCCGTCGCCGCCCTGGAGCCGCACTTCCACTCGCGTCTGCACGATCTCACCGGCGCCACGGATCAGGAGTCGCTGGCCGATTACCTGCGCAGCCGCAAGCGCGCCACCGTCCTGCGGTGGGCCCAGGATCACGACCTGCCCATCGCCGCCGTCGAGTAA
- a CDS encoding Zn-binding domain-containing protein, translated as MIAAHPRATVTHIADLPARVGRTTDWPAWVPPHLLAALAERGIDAPWTHQAETADHAWAGRHCVVATGTASGKSLGYLLPVLTELMADPTATALYLAPTKALGADQLAAAREIAVDAVRRGREGGEDGANGKNGTGDLTDAVGVPIAGGPADAGPHPVAVASYDGDTPKDVRRAVREGARWIFTNPDMLHIGMLARHQWWARVLRKLRYVVVDECHAYRGVFGANVSLVLRRLLRMARHYGAEPTVVFASATTADPAAQAARLIGEPVESVLDDGAPVGERTIALWEPGLLPDLTGENGAPVRRPATVEAADIMADLLDDGARTLTFTRSRRSAETIALGVRERLDKRGRSDIGQRVESYRAGYLAEDRRDIERRLDDGDLLGVATTNALELGIDVGGLDAVVQAGFPGTVASFWQQAGRAGRRGQGALVILVARDDPMDTYLVHHPYALLGRPVEATVFDPANPHVLRGHVYCAAVELPLTDDVLAAWGAVDVAKQMSEDGWLRKRRDRWYPTDRDEGPRMSGAHEAVDLRGGRGQDVAIVDGTDGRLLGTIDVGRAMQQVHDGAVYLHRGESFVIDHLDLDSLLALAHPEEPEWSTHSRMDTDIRILEVDVVRDVAPGVQVASVDVEVEHRVTSYLRRLPSGEVLDSVELDYPPEVLETRAVAYTLSPAVLRRWGVDVADVPGALHAAEHAAIGLLPLVATCDRWDIGGVSTALHVDTGQPTVFVYDGHPGGAGFADRGFEAFAAWIRATRDAVAACECETGCPSCIQSPKCGNGNEPLDKAGAIKVLSGLAAALEG; from the coding sequence GTGATTGCGGCCCACCCCCGGGCGACGGTCACGCACATCGCGGATTTGCCGGCGCGCGTCGGCCGAACCACCGATTGGCCGGCGTGGGTGCCGCCGCATCTGTTGGCTGCGCTGGCGGAGCGGGGGATCGACGCGCCGTGGACGCACCAGGCCGAGACGGCGGATCACGCGTGGGCGGGGCGGCATTGCGTCGTGGCCACCGGCACCGCGTCGGGCAAGTCGTTGGGGTATCTGCTGCCGGTGCTCACCGAGCTGATGGCCGATCCGACGGCCACCGCTTTGTACCTGGCGCCGACGAAGGCGCTGGGCGCGGATCAGTTGGCTGCGGCACGCGAGATCGCCGTCGACGCGGTGCGGCGGGGGCGGGAAGGCGGCGAAGACGGCGCGAACGGAAAGAACGGCACGGGCGACCTGACGGATGCGGTCGGCGTCCCGATCGCGGGTGGCCCGGCGGATGCGGGCCCCCATCCGGTCGCCGTGGCCTCGTACGACGGCGACACCCCGAAGGACGTCCGGCGGGCGGTGCGGGAAGGGGCGCGGTGGATCTTCACCAACCCGGACATGCTGCACATCGGCATGCTGGCCCGGCATCAGTGGTGGGCGCGGGTGCTGCGGAAGCTGCGGTACGTGGTCGTCGACGAGTGCCACGCCTATCGCGGGGTGTTCGGGGCGAACGTGTCGCTGGTGTTGCGGCGGCTGCTGCGCATGGCCCGGCATTACGGCGCCGAGCCGACGGTGGTGTTCGCCTCCGCCACGACGGCCGATCCCGCCGCGCAGGCGGCGCGTTTGATCGGCGAGCCGGTGGAGTCGGTGCTCGATGACGGCGCCCCCGTCGGCGAGCGCACCATCGCTTTGTGGGAGCCGGGGCTGCTGCCGGATCTGACCGGTGAAAACGGTGCCCCGGTGCGGCGTCCCGCCACCGTCGAGGCGGCGGACATCATGGCGGATTTGCTTGACGACGGCGCCCGCACGCTGACTTTCACCAGGTCGCGGCGCTCTGCGGAGACCATCGCCCTGGGCGTGCGCGAACGGTTGGACAAGCGCGGGCGCTCCGACATCGGACAACGCGTCGAGTCCTACCGCGCCGGGTATTTGGCCGAGGATCGCCGCGACATCGAGCGTCGCCTCGACGACGGTGATCTGCTGGGCGTGGCCACCACCAACGCCCTGGAGTTGGGCATCGACGTCGGCGGCCTCGACGCCGTGGTGCAGGCGGGATTCCCCGGCACGGTCGCGTCGTTTTGGCAGCAGGCCGGACGTGCGGGCCGTCGGGGCCAGGGGGCGCTGGTGATCCTGGTCGCCCGCGATGACCCGATGGACACCTACCTGGTCCACCATCCTTACGCGCTGTTGGGTCGGCCGGTGGAGGCCACCGTCTTCGACCCCGCCAACCCCCATGTCTTGCGGGGCCACGTCTACTGCGCGGCGGTTGAATTGCCGCTCACAGATGATGTTCTGGCCGCATGGGGTGCGGTGGACGTCGCAAAGCAGATGTCCGAGGATGGCTGGCTGCGCAAGCGCCGCGACCGCTGGTACCCCACCGACCGCGACGAGGGGCCGCGCATGTCCGGCGCGCACGAGGCCGTGGATCTGCGGGGCGGGCGTGGGCAGGACGTCGCCATCGTCGACGGCACCGACGGGCGGCTGCTGGGCACGATCGACGTCGGCCGGGCGATGCAGCAGGTCCATGACGGGGCGGTCTACCTGCATCGGGGCGAGAGTTTCGTCATCGACCACCTCGATCTGGATTCGCTGCTGGCGCTGGCGCACCCGGAGGAGCCGGAGTGGTCGACGCATTCGCGGATGGACACCGACATTCGGATTCTGGAGGTTGACGTCGTGCGCGACGTGGCGCCCGGCGTCCAGGTCGCGTCGGTGGACGTGGAGGTGGAGCACCGGGTGACGTCGTATCTGCGGCGGCTGCCGTCGGGCGAGGTCCTCGATTCGGTGGAGCTGGATTATCCGCCGGAGGTGCTGGAGACCCGCGCCGTGGCGTACACCCTGTCGCCGGCGGTGCTGCGGCGGTGGGGCGTCGACGTCGCGGACGTGCCCGGCGCGCTGCATGCGGCGGAGCACGCGGCGATCGGCCTGTTGCCGCTGGTGGCGACGTGCGACCGGTGGGACATCGGCGGCGTGTCCACCGCGTTGCACGTCGATACGGGCCAGCCGACGGTGTTCGTCTACGACGGCCACCCGGGCGGGGCGGGGTTCGCGGACCGTGGTTTCGAGGCCTTCGCCGCGTGGATCCGCGCCACCCGCGACGCCGTGGCCGCGTGCGAGTGCGAGACCGGCTGCCCGTCGTGCATCCAGTCCCCGAAGTGCGGAAACGGCAACGAGCCGCTGGACAAGGCGGGCGCGATCAAGGTGTTGTCGGGGCTGGCGGCGGCGCTGGAAGGCTGA
- a CDS encoding cold-shock protein encodes MAQGTVKWFNSEKGFGFIAPADGGNDVFVHYSEIQGTGFKTLEENQPVEFEIGEGQKGPQALNVRGL; translated from the coding sequence ATGGCACAGGGCACCGTTAAGTGGTTCAACTCGGAGAAGGGCTTCGGGTTCATCGCCCCGGCCGACGGAGGCAACGACGTCTTCGTCCACTACTCCGAAATTCAGGGTACCGGCTTCAAGACCCTCGAGGAGAACCAGCCCGTCGAGTTCGAGATCGGCGAGGGCCAGAAGGGCCCGCAGGCCCTCAACGTCCGCGGTCTCTAA